A single region of the Actinoplanes sp. SE50/110 genome encodes:
- a CDS encoding DUF6209 family protein, whose protein sequence is MSRILRRVLLLAAAPVAALGFLAAPAAASPSPAPVLHFNADGSTAVDGVIESGHPVTVDFDPARLPRCRGTDEYGDSWGISVQYRIDGGDLRVYPVTQRVTADGKDTTVRSLGTLQLRPDTHQLQMWFVAEDRTGCHEEDTAGGANYRFDINQPPVLARAAYNADWSETVTGPLRRGGALVLNYDPARLPQCRATYRGYPAWEIDVYYRFDGGPVQSTPVNQAAEAIPVRIDIPANARKIETWFKNSDPYTQCSAYDSDYGRNYTFPIG, encoded by the coding sequence ATGTCACGCATCCTGCGCAGAGTTCTGCTCCTGGCCGCGGCACCCGTCGCCGCCCTCGGATTCCTCGCCGCACCGGCCGCCGCCAGCCCCTCCCCCGCCCCGGTGCTGCACTTCAACGCCGACGGCAGCACCGCGGTCGACGGGGTCATCGAGTCCGGCCACCCGGTCACCGTCGACTTCGACCCGGCACGCCTGCCCCGGTGCCGCGGCACCGACGAGTACGGCGACTCCTGGGGCATCTCCGTCCAGTACCGCATCGACGGCGGCGACCTGCGGGTCTACCCGGTCACCCAGCGGGTGACGGCCGACGGCAAGGACACCACGGTCCGCAGCCTGGGCACCCTGCAACTGCGCCCGGACACCCACCAGCTGCAGATGTGGTTCGTCGCCGAGGACCGCACCGGCTGCCACGAGGAGGACACCGCCGGCGGCGCGAACTACCGGTTCGACATCAACCAGCCGCCGGTGCTGGCCCGCGCCGCCTACAACGCCGACTGGTCGGAGACCGTGACCGGGCCGCTGCGCCGGGGCGGCGCCCTGGTGCTCAACTACGATCCGGCCCGGCTCCCGCAGTGCCGGGCCACCTACCGCGGCTACCCCGCGTGGGAGATCGACGTCTACTACCGCTTCGACGGAGGCCCGGTGCAGTCCACCCCGGTGAACCAGGCCGCCGAGGCGATCCCGGTCCGCATCGACATCCCGGCGAACGCCCGGAAGATCGAGACGTGGTTCAAGAACTCCGACCCGTACACGCAGTGCTCGGCGTACGACTCGGACTACGGCAGGAACTACACCTTCCCGATCGGCTGA
- a CDS encoding immunoglobulin-like domain-containing protein, with the protein MQQPFKIASVLALLMAMLVVPTPARADQAAITDGLVLWYKLDETAGSVATDSSGHAHNGTVAGTASWTGGQGLTFDGSSTYVKVPNDIMSGLTAISVSFDVLVDADQPTPYFLYGFGNTDTSTGYGNGYLFTTGNNLRTAISTANWTKEQSTQAPAPQPLARGTWKHLAYTQTGTTGTLFEDGTPIATNTSVTIKPGDIGAGTTSANYLGRSNYTGDRLLKGRIKDFRVYDRALGDPELQSLAEPVVSAELAADRATLTLGDTSALTADLSLPATAPRGTRLTWATSDASVITAAGVVIRPPSGQAAGSATLTATLTRGSLTATRSFPVTVPPQLSAEDAVREAATALTVRNLGDVRGNLTLPATGAYGTTVTWSSDRPGVIDDTGVVHRPQAGQGATTVALTATVHSGAASATRTLTATVPELPAAQARTGYLFSYFTGEGTATGEQLHFAVSRANDPLSYREVNDGKPVLTSTLGTKGLRDPFIIRSPEGDKFYQIATDLKIYGNGDWDASQRTGSRSIMVWESTDLVHWTDQRLVKVSPDTAGNTWAPEAFYDKTLGEYVVFWASKLYDAADTAHAGNTYNRMMYATTRDFYTFSEPKVWKDPGYSVIDSTMIENDGEYYRFTKDERNNTSSTPCAKFLIEEKSASILSTNYDFVSECIGSGSISAGEGPLVFKSNTEQRWYLFIDEFGGQGYVPFTTTDLASGKWTKVASYSLPASPRHGTVLPVTQAEYDRLLTAYQPNLLVTAVDPIPLVTPAGVAPALPARVTARFADGSSSSVAVTWDAVPPAAYAQPGTFTVAGTVAESQNVKAGVVVTVPDVQAPVVSATVTPAVPASGWFTGPATVTVTATDAVDGAVVPKVRVTRSGDPAGQWTDQAPPLTLGADGSYLVEYTAIDAAGNSSGTGSVTVRIDTAPPVSQATVDAQSRTVTLRAADNDSGVSGLAYSVDGGRTWQPYTVPVRAGQTRLTVLYRATDVAGNVEVINQAVVPAVRVVLAPSTTRATLDATKVTYGSVPVVRVTVTGKLAERPSGTVRVLLGGTSVGSGTLAGGGATVRLAKTIAVGTRSLRVVYDGDARYAGSSANLTLKVVAAASKTALSAKSGTVHTGRKAQLTVTVTGAAGVTPSGTVLVIATNGTSTLVRTVRLDRAGRAVLALGPLGAKGTYRITAQYLGSASVTGSTSAATRITVIR; encoded by the coding sequence ATGCAACAACCCTTCAAAATCGCCAGCGTGCTGGCCCTGCTGATGGCCATGCTGGTGGTCCCCACGCCGGCCCGGGCCGATCAGGCCGCGATCACCGACGGTCTCGTGCTCTGGTACAAACTCGACGAGACGGCCGGGTCGGTGGCCACCGACTCCTCCGGCCACGCGCACAACGGGACGGTCGCCGGCACGGCGTCCTGGACCGGCGGCCAGGGCCTGACCTTCGACGGGTCCAGCACCTACGTGAAGGTCCCGAACGACATCATGTCGGGGCTCACCGCAATCTCGGTGTCGTTCGACGTCCTGGTCGACGCGGACCAGCCGACCCCGTACTTCCTCTACGGATTCGGCAACACCGACACCTCCACCGGGTACGGCAACGGATACCTGTTCACGACCGGCAACAACCTGCGTACCGCGATCTCCACGGCGAACTGGACCAAGGAGCAGAGCACCCAGGCGCCCGCGCCGCAGCCGCTCGCCCGCGGCACGTGGAAACACCTCGCGTACACCCAGACCGGCACCACCGGGACGCTGTTCGAGGACGGCACGCCGATCGCCACGAACACCTCCGTCACCATCAAGCCGGGCGACATCGGCGCCGGCACGACCAGCGCGAACTACCTCGGCAGGTCGAACTACACCGGCGACCGGCTGCTCAAGGGCAGGATCAAGGACTTCCGGGTGTACGACCGGGCCCTCGGCGACCCGGAGCTGCAGAGCCTCGCCGAGCCGGTGGTCTCCGCCGAGCTGGCAGCCGACCGGGCCACGCTCACCCTCGGCGACACCTCCGCCCTCACCGCGGACCTGAGCCTCCCGGCGACCGCACCCCGGGGGACGAGGCTGACCTGGGCCACCAGCGACGCCTCGGTGATCACCGCGGCCGGCGTGGTGATCCGGCCGCCGTCCGGGCAGGCGGCCGGCAGCGCGACGCTCACCGCCACCCTCACCCGCGGTTCGCTGACCGCCACCAGATCCTTCCCGGTCACCGTGCCACCGCAGCTCAGCGCCGAGGACGCGGTACGGGAGGCCGCCACCGCCCTCACCGTGCGCAACCTCGGTGACGTCCGGGGCAACCTGACGCTGCCGGCCACCGGGGCGTACGGCACCACGGTCACCTGGTCGTCGGACCGGCCCGGGGTGATCGACGACACCGGTGTCGTGCACCGGCCGCAGGCCGGTCAGGGCGCCACCACCGTGGCTCTGACCGCGACGGTCCACTCCGGCGCGGCCTCGGCCACCCGGACGCTGACCGCGACCGTGCCCGAGCTGCCCGCGGCCCAGGCCCGGACCGGGTACCTGTTCAGCTACTTCACCGGCGAGGGCACCGCGACCGGCGAGCAGCTGCACTTCGCGGTGAGTAGGGCGAACGACCCGCTGTCCTACCGCGAGGTCAACGACGGCAAGCCGGTGCTGACCTCGACGCTGGGCACGAAGGGTCTGCGCGACCCGTTCATCATCCGCTCGCCCGAGGGCGACAAGTTCTACCAGATCGCCACCGACCTGAAGATCTACGGCAACGGCGACTGGGACGCGTCGCAGCGTACCGGCAGTAGATCGATCATGGTGTGGGAGTCCACCGACCTGGTCCACTGGACCGACCAGCGCCTGGTCAAGGTCTCGCCGGACACCGCCGGCAACACCTGGGCGCCGGAGGCCTTCTACGACAAGACCCTGGGGGAGTACGTCGTCTTCTGGGCTTCGAAGCTCTACGACGCCGCGGACACCGCGCACGCCGGCAACACCTACAACCGGATGATGTACGCGACGACCCGCGACTTCTACACCTTCAGCGAACCGAAGGTCTGGAAGGACCCGGGCTACTCGGTGATCGACTCGACGATGATCGAGAACGACGGCGAGTACTACCGGTTCACCAAGGACGAGCGCAACAACACCTCGAGCACGCCGTGCGCCAAATTCCTGATCGAGGAGAAGTCCGCCTCGATCCTGAGCACGAACTACGACTTCGTCAGCGAGTGCATCGGCTCCGGCAGCATCAGCGCGGGCGAGGGGCCGCTGGTGTTCAAATCGAACACCGAGCAGCGGTGGTACCTGTTCATCGACGAGTTCGGCGGCCAGGGGTACGTGCCGTTCACCACCACGGACCTGGCGTCCGGCAAGTGGACGAAGGTCGCGTCGTACTCGCTGCCGGCCAGCCCGCGGCACGGCACCGTCCTGCCGGTCACCCAGGCCGAGTACGACCGGCTGCTCACCGCCTACCAGCCGAACCTGCTGGTCACCGCGGTGGACCCGATTCCGCTCGTCACGCCGGCCGGCGTCGCCCCGGCTCTCCCGGCCCGGGTCACCGCCCGGTTCGCGGACGGTTCCTCGTCCAGCGTCGCGGTCACCTGGGACGCCGTGCCGCCGGCGGCGTACGCCCAGCCGGGCACGTTCACCGTCGCCGGCACCGTCGCCGAGAGCCAGAACGTCAAGGCCGGCGTGGTGGTGACCGTCCCCGACGTGCAGGCGCCGGTGGTCAGCGCCACCGTCACCCCGGCCGTACCGGCCAGCGGATGGTTCACCGGCCCGGCGACGGTCACGGTGACCGCCACCGACGCGGTCGACGGTGCGGTGGTCCCGAAGGTCCGGGTCACCCGCTCCGGCGACCCGGCCGGCCAGTGGACCGACCAGGCACCACCGCTGACCCTCGGTGCGGACGGCAGCTACCTGGTCGAATACACCGCCATCGACGCCGCTGGCAACAGCTCCGGAACCGGATCGGTGACCGTGCGCATCGACACGGCGCCCCCGGTGTCGCAGGCCACGGTCGACGCGCAGAGCCGGACCGTGACACTGCGGGCGGCCGACAACGACTCCGGCGTCAGCGGGCTGGCGTATTCGGTGGACGGCGGCCGCACCTGGCAGCCGTACACCGTGCCGGTGCGCGCCGGGCAGACCCGGTTGACGGTGCTCTACCGGGCCACCGACGTCGCCGGGAACGTCGAGGTGATCAACCAGGCCGTGGTGCCGGCCGTACGCGTGGTGCTCGCCCCGAGCACGACCCGGGCGACCCTGGACGCGACGAAGGTGACCTACGGCAGTGTGCCGGTGGTGCGGGTGACGGTCACCGGCAAGCTGGCGGAGCGCCCCTCGGGTACCGTCCGGGTGCTGCTCGGCGGGACCTCGGTCGGCTCCGGCACCCTGGCCGGGGGTGGAGCCACCGTCCGGCTGGCGAAGACCATCGCGGTCGGCACCCGGTCGTTGCGGGTCGTCTACGACGGCGACGCCCGCTACGCCGGCTCGTCGGCGAACCTGACCCTGAAGGTGGTCGCGGCGGCCTCGAAGACCGCATTGTCCGCCAAGTCCGGCACGGTCCACACCGGCCGCAAGGCGCAGCTCACCGTGACGGTGACCGGCGCGGCCGGCGTCACACCGTCCGGGACGGTGCTGGTGATCGCGACCAACGGCACGTCCACCCTGGTCCGCACGGTGCGCCTCGACCGTGCCGGCAGGGCGGTGCTCGCCCTGGGCCCGCTGGGCGCGAAGGGCACCTACCGGATCACCGCGCAGTACCTCGGCTCAGCGTCGGTGACCGGCTCGACCAGCGCGGCGACCCGGATCACGGTGATCCGCTGA
- a CDS encoding Pls/PosA family non-ribosomal peptide synthetase translates to MTVTSDLRLIELPEAAVPDEAPALFRSDSAPLRRTLLDILDATVTAHPRAAAIDTGAGVLTYRELADAVEALRVTLSGHGIGVGDRVGIRISSGTAELYLAILGVLAVGAAYVPVDADDPEERAELVFAEADVSAVLGDGLSVSTRRTPGGSAGRPGPGDDAWIIFTSGSTGTPKGVAVTHGSAAAFVDAEAQLFLADEGAEPMGPGDRVLAGLSVAFDASCEEMWLAWRHGACLVPAARSLVRSGVDLGPWLAEQRITVVSTVPTLAALWPVEALEDVRLLIFGGEACPPELAERLAVEGREVWNTYGPTEATVVACAARMTGDGPVRIGLPLAGWELAVVDPAGEPVTMGETGELVIGGVGLARYLDAGKDAEKFAALPSLGWERAYRSGDIVRAEPAGLLFLGRGDEQVKLGGRRIELGEVDAALQALPGVAGAAAAVKRTAAGNQLLVGYLVVREDGGFDLAAATQRVREQLPAALVPLLAVVDDLPTRTSGKVDRAALPWPLATAGDVDAELTEAEQWLADGWEQILGVRPADAAADFFSSGGSSLNAAQLVAWIRQTRPQASVADVYQNPRLSEMAVKLGAAGGQVAVRREVRPTPRRAGLAQFLLMLPMLALVGLRWVTVLAALGKVVAASWTPQVSWSWIVAGWLVLFSPAGRIAVAAAGARMLLRGVGPGNYPRGGSVHVRLWAAERLAELTGANGVTGAGWMITYARALGARIGRDVDLHSAPPVTGLLKVGRGAAIEPEADLSGYWVDGDVVRVGMVRVGAGARVGSRSTLMPGARVGKNARIAAGSTVLGAVPSGQRWAGSPAAPAAAKDAEGWPEQRPERSPLGSKFWVVAYSVTAQLLGLVPVLALLPAFALLGWGVSGRPALAGALLVIPVAAVAYLLTYAMIVLAAVRILSLGMREGFHRVQGRVAWQVWTTERLMGMARVALFPMYASLFTPVWLRLLGAKVGRNVEVSTVLALPAMTTVNDGAFLADDTMVATYELSHGWLRVAPARIGKQAFLGNSGMAAPGRSVPKRGLVGVLSSAPHKAKKGSSWLGAPPMPLRRTVEAADASRTFAPPLRLKLARAAIELCRIVPVMCAGALAVLVIAALALIWRAGGGWAAALAAGPVMFGAVIVAALTATAAKWLLVGRLRVTERALWTSFVWRNELADTFVEVLAAPWLFRFATGTPLLTAWMRTLGARIGRGVWLETYWLPEYDLVHLGAGATVNRGCVVQTHLFHDRIMAMDEVTLSAGATLGPNGIVLPGASIGARTTVGPGSLVTRGDAVPADSRWLGNPIGTWPAPASRRP, encoded by the coding sequence CGGGCACGGGATCGGGGTCGGTGACCGGGTCGGCATCCGGATCTCGTCCGGCACGGCGGAGCTCTACCTGGCGATCCTCGGGGTGCTCGCGGTCGGTGCGGCCTACGTCCCGGTGGACGCGGACGACCCGGAGGAGCGGGCCGAGCTGGTCTTCGCCGAGGCGGATGTGAGCGCGGTGCTCGGGGACGGGCTGAGCGTGTCCACCCGGCGTACTCCCGGTGGAAGCGCGGGACGGCCGGGGCCCGGCGATGACGCCTGGATCATCTTCACCTCCGGTTCGACCGGCACCCCGAAGGGGGTGGCGGTCACCCACGGGTCCGCGGCCGCCTTCGTCGACGCGGAGGCGCAGCTGTTCCTCGCCGACGAGGGTGCCGAGCCGATGGGCCCCGGGGACCGGGTGCTGGCCGGGCTGTCGGTGGCGTTCGACGCGTCGTGTGAGGAGATGTGGCTGGCCTGGCGGCACGGCGCCTGCCTGGTGCCGGCCGCGCGGTCGCTGGTGCGCAGCGGTGTCGACCTGGGTCCGTGGCTGGCCGAGCAGCGGATCACCGTGGTGTCGACGGTGCCGACCCTGGCGGCGCTGTGGCCGGTGGAGGCGCTCGAGGACGTCCGGTTGCTGATCTTCGGTGGTGAGGCGTGCCCGCCGGAGCTGGCCGAACGGCTCGCGGTCGAGGGGCGCGAGGTGTGGAACACGTACGGCCCGACCGAGGCGACCGTGGTGGCGTGTGCCGCGCGGATGACCGGTGACGGGCCGGTGCGGATCGGGCTGCCGCTGGCCGGCTGGGAGCTGGCCGTGGTCGACCCGGCGGGCGAGCCGGTGACCATGGGGGAGACCGGCGAGCTGGTGATCGGCGGTGTCGGCCTGGCGCGCTACCTGGACGCCGGCAAGGACGCGGAGAAGTTCGCGGCGCTGCCGTCGCTGGGCTGGGAGCGGGCCTACCGCAGCGGTGACATCGTCCGCGCGGAGCCGGCCGGGCTGCTGTTCCTGGGCCGCGGTGACGAGCAGGTCAAGCTCGGTGGCCGGCGGATCGAGCTGGGTGAGGTGGACGCGGCGCTGCAGGCGCTGCCCGGGGTGGCCGGTGCGGCCGCCGCGGTGAAGCGGACGGCCGCCGGCAATCAGCTGCTGGTGGGTTATCTGGTGGTCCGGGAGGACGGCGGCTTCGACCTGGCCGCGGCCACGCAGCGGGTTCGGGAGCAGTTGCCGGCCGCGCTCGTACCGCTGCTGGCCGTGGTCGATGATCTTCCGACGCGGACGTCGGGCAAGGTGGACCGGGCGGCGCTGCCGTGGCCCCTCGCGACCGCCGGTGACGTGGACGCCGAGCTGACCGAGGCCGAGCAGTGGCTGGCGGACGGCTGGGAGCAGATCCTCGGGGTGCGCCCGGCGGATGCCGCGGCCGACTTCTTCAGCAGTGGCGGCAGCAGTCTGAACGCGGCGCAGTTGGTGGCGTGGATCCGGCAGACCCGGCCGCAGGCGTCGGTGGCCGACGTCTACCAGAATCCGCGGCTGTCGGAGATGGCCGTGAAGCTGGGCGCGGCCGGTGGGCAGGTGGCGGTGCGCCGGGAGGTGCGACCGACGCCGCGGCGGGCCGGGCTGGCGCAGTTCCTGCTGATGCTGCCGATGCTGGCGCTGGTCGGGCTGCGCTGGGTGACCGTGCTCGCCGCGCTGGGAAAGGTCGTGGCGGCGTCGTGGACGCCGCAGGTGTCCTGGTCGTGGATCGTGGCGGGCTGGCTGGTGCTGTTCAGCCCGGCCGGGCGGATCGCGGTGGCGGCGGCCGGCGCGCGGATGCTGCTGCGCGGTGTCGGACCGGGCAACTATCCGCGGGGCGGCAGCGTGCACGTGCGGCTGTGGGCCGCCGAGCGGCTGGCCGAGCTGACCGGGGCGAACGGGGTGACCGGCGCGGGCTGGATGATCACGTACGCCCGGGCGCTCGGGGCGCGGATCGGCCGGGACGTCGACCTGCACTCGGCGCCGCCGGTGACCGGCCTGCTGAAGGTCGGCCGGGGCGCGGCGATCGAGCCGGAGGCGGACCTGTCCGGCTACTGGGTCGACGGTGACGTCGTCCGGGTGGGCATGGTGCGGGTCGGCGCCGGGGCGCGGGTGGGGTCGCGCAGCACGCTGATGCCGGGTGCCCGGGTCGGCAAGAACGCGAGGATCGCGGCGGGGTCGACGGTCCTGGGCGCGGTGCCGTCGGGGCAGCGCTGGGCCGGTTCCCCGGCCGCGCCGGCCGCCGCCAAGGATGCGGAGGGCTGGCCGGAGCAGCGGCCGGAGCGTTCGCCGCTGGGCTCCAAGTTCTGGGTGGTGGCCTACAGCGTGACCGCGCAGCTGCTGGGTCTGGTGCCGGTGCTGGCGCTGCTGCCGGCATTCGCGCTGCTCGGCTGGGGGGTGTCCGGCCGTCCCGCGCTGGCGGGTGCGCTGCTCGTGATCCCGGTGGCCGCGGTCGCCTATCTGCTGACGTACGCGATGATCGTGCTCGCCGCGGTGCGCATCCTCAGCCTCGGGATGCGGGAGGGCTTCCACCGCGTGCAGGGCCGGGTGGCGTGGCAGGTGTGGACCACCGAGCGGCTGATGGGGATGGCCCGGGTGGCGCTGTTCCCGATGTACGCCAGCCTGTTCACCCCGGTGTGGCTGCGCCTGCTCGGCGCCAAGGTCGGCCGCAACGTCGAAGTCTCCACGGTCCTCGCCCTGCCGGCGATGACCACGGTGAACGACGGGGCGTTCCTGGCCGACGACACCATGGTGGCCACCTACGAGCTCAGCCACGGCTGGCTGCGGGTGGCGCCGGCCCGGATCGGCAAGCAGGCGTTCCTGGGCAACTCGGGGATGGCGGCGCCCGGCCGGTCGGTGCCCAAGCGCGGCCTGGTCGGGGTGCTGTCGTCGGCGCCGCACAAGGCGAAGAAGGGTTCGTCGTGGCTGGGCGCCCCGCCCATGCCGCTGCGCCGGACCGTCGAGGCGGCCGACGCCAGCCGCACCTTCGCCCCGCCGCTGCGGCTGAAGCTGGCCCGGGCCGCGATCGAACTGTGCCGGATCGTCCCGGTGATGTGCGCCGGCGCCCTCGCCGTGCTGGTGATCGCCGCGCTGGCGCTGATCTGGCGGGCCGGGGGCGGCTGGGCGGCCGCGCTGGCCGCCGGGCCGGTCATGTTCGGCGCGGTGATCGTCGCGGCGTTGACCGCGACCGCGGCGAAGTGGCTGCTGGTCGGCCGGCTGCGGGTGACCGAGCGGGCGCTGTGGACGTCGTTCGTGTGGCGCAACGAGCTGGCCGACACGTTCGTCGAGGTGCTCGCCGCGCCGTGGCTGTTCCGGTTCGCCACCGGCACCCCGCTGCTGACCGCGTGGATGCGCACGCTGGGTGCTCGGATCGGTCGCGGTGTGTGGCTGGAGACGTACTGGCTCCCCGAGTACGACCTGGTACACCTCGGTGCCGGAGCAACCGTCAACCGGGGGTGCGTGGTGCAGACCCACCTGTTCCATGATCGGATCATGGCCATGGACGAGGTCACTCTGAGCGCGGGCGCCACGCTCGGTCCCAACGGGATCGTGCTGCCCGGCGCGAGCATCGGCGCCCGCACCACGGTTGGCCCCGGATCGCTGGTCACCCGCGGCGACGCGGTGCCCGCCGACAGCCGCTGGCTCGGCAACCCGATCGGCACCTGGCCGGCGCCGGCTTCCCGCCGGCCATGA
- a CDS encoding trypsin-like serine protease, whose amino-acid sequence MRISFWSAAVAAGTVAMTVLAGAAPAHAIANGEEVPDGQYGFSVKLTMTGIPTADGGRRNSGCSGALVSARWIITAGHCFRDANGVRVEHPVADLTTAAVGRTDTTDTSRGHLLKVVAVRQSPTADVSLAMLEEPVRDVRPIRLAGKPPAVGTIVRLTGYGSLTSSNPVPVNRLRTGQLQVAQLSDTVTGFRGYAPQADTTPCPYDSGGPYFTESKGIPKLVAVVSNGPSCPHTAIENGARTDNITAWIRKVIHSGR is encoded by the coding sequence ATGCGCATCTCATTCTGGAGTGCAGCGGTGGCCGCCGGCACGGTCGCCATGACGGTGCTCGCCGGCGCCGCTCCCGCCCACGCGATCGCGAACGGGGAGGAGGTCCCCGACGGTCAGTACGGGTTCTCCGTCAAGCTGACCATGACGGGCATCCCGACCGCCGACGGTGGGCGCCGCAACAGTGGGTGTTCGGGAGCCCTGGTCTCGGCTCGGTGGATCATCACGGCCGGGCACTGTTTCCGGGACGCGAACGGGGTCCGGGTGGAGCACCCGGTGGCCGACCTGACCACGGCGGCCGTGGGCCGTACCGACACCACCGACACCAGCCGCGGGCACCTGCTGAAGGTGGTCGCCGTCCGGCAGTCACCGACCGCCGACGTGTCGCTCGCCATGCTGGAGGAGCCGGTCCGCGACGTCCGCCCGATCCGGCTCGCCGGCAAGCCGCCGGCGGTCGGCACGATCGTGCGGCTCACCGGGTACGGCTCGCTGACCAGCAGCAACCCGGTGCCGGTGAACCGGCTGCGGACCGGGCAGCTGCAGGTGGCGCAGCTCAGCGACACGGTGACCGGGTTCCGCGGTTACGCACCGCAGGCCGACACCACGCCGTGCCCGTACGACTCGGGCGGGCCCTACTTCACCGAGAGCAAAGGGATCCCGAAATTGGTGGCGGTGGTCAGCAACGGGCCCAGCTGCCCGCACACCGCGATCGAGAACGGCGCCCGCACCGACAACATCACCGCCTGGATCAGGAAGGTAATCCACTCCGGCAGATAG
- a CDS encoding M1 family metallopeptidase, producing MTPAAQPGAEYSTDPYLPGHGNGGYRVLHYDLDLDYRVTSNRIAGKAVITARAVQPLSRFTLDLGHLRVQDVRVDGRPAKFAHRPDKLRIRPEQAVGHGAVFRIEIRYSGKPVPIAGRWGDIGWDELTDGALVASQPIGAPSWFPCNDRPDDKATFLVTLTTATPYTVLVTGDLVARRRGAGTTTWVYERTEPTATYLMSVQVGRYDVVDLADARVPQRAAIPPRLREALRHDFGRHGEIMEALERLFGPYPFREYVVVVADDDLDDPIEAQGMAVFGRNHLDGQRTHERLVVHELAHQWFGNSLTVADWRHIWLNEGFATYAEWLWSGASGGPSAASHAAQWHAWAAAQPADLAVADPGVARMFDPLVYKRGALAVHALRVRLGDTAFFALLRSWVAENQHRTVTTEQFRRHAARFSARSLDDLFTAWLDRPELPPLPRHPDGPVVRALS from the coding sequence ATGACCCCGGCGGCACAGCCGGGCGCGGAGTATTCGACGGACCCGTATCTGCCCGGCCACGGCAACGGCGGATACCGGGTGCTGCACTACGACCTCGACCTGGACTACCGGGTCACGTCCAACCGGATCGCCGGGAAGGCGGTGATCACCGCGCGGGCGGTCCAGCCGCTGTCCCGGTTCACCCTGGACCTCGGGCATCTCCGGGTGCAGGACGTGCGGGTCGACGGGCGGCCGGCGAAGTTCGCCCACCGGCCGGACAAGCTGCGGATCCGGCCGGAGCAGGCGGTCGGGCACGGCGCCGTCTTCCGGATCGAGATCCGTTACTCCGGCAAGCCGGTGCCGATCGCCGGCCGCTGGGGTGACATCGGCTGGGACGAGCTGACCGACGGGGCGCTGGTGGCCAGCCAGCCGATCGGCGCGCCGTCCTGGTTCCCGTGCAACGACCGCCCGGACGACAAGGCCACGTTCCTGGTCACGCTGACCACGGCGACGCCGTACACCGTGCTGGTCACCGGCGACCTGGTCGCCCGCCGCCGCGGCGCGGGCACCACCACCTGGGTGTACGAGCGGACCGAGCCGACCGCGACGTACCTGATGAGCGTCCAGGTCGGGCGTTACGACGTGGTCGACCTCGCCGACGCGCGGGTGCCGCAGCGCGCCGCGATCCCGCCCCGGCTGCGCGAGGCGTTGCGGCACGACTTCGGCCGGCACGGCGAGATCATGGAAGCTCTGGAACGGTTGTTCGGACCGTACCCCTTCCGGGAGTACGTCGTGGTGGTCGCCGACGACGACCTGGACGACCCGATCGAGGCGCAGGGCATGGCCGTGTTCGGCCGCAACCACCTGGACGGGCAGCGCACCCATGAGCGCCTGGTGGTGCACGAGCTGGCGCACCAGTGGTTCGGCAACAGCCTGACCGTCGCCGACTGGCGGCACATCTGGCTCAACGAGGGCTTCGCGACGTACGCCGAATGGTTGTGGTCCGGCGCTTCCGGCGGGCCTTCGGCGGCCTCGCACGCGGCACAGTGGCACGCCTGGGCGGCGGCGCAGCCGGCTGATCTGGCGGTGGCCGACCCGGGCGTGGCCCGGATGTTCGACCCGCTGGTCTACAAGCGGGGCGCGCTGGCGGTGCACGCGCTGCGGGTGCGGCTGGGGGACACGGCGTTCTTCGCGCTGCTGCGCTCCTGGGTGGCGGAGAACCAGCACCGGACGGTGACGACCGAACAGTTCCGCCGGCATGCGGCGCGGTTCAGCGCCCGGAGTCTGGACGATCTGTTCACCGCCTGGCTCGACCGGCCGGAGCTGCCGCCGCTGCCTCGCCACCCCGACGGGCCGGTGGTCCGCGCCCTCTCCTGA